The proteins below come from a single Procambarus clarkii isolate CNS0578487 chromosome 44, FALCON_Pclarkii_2.0, whole genome shotgun sequence genomic window:
- the LOC123745265 gene encoding uncharacterized protein isoform X3: MGPREWWVLALLCSSFLAQAAQADQAAQADQAAQADQAAQADQAAQAAQVDPGPAREACVVLQDDLQDSRPVKLPSNITVWPLNTDWQLEFTILDTSGNPLVCVSFEIKGQKIQLELYDGECVDENIIDFERWSPEHVKLGDWTMIHVAVDGNIAVEADKNGPTVLSATSSLPKHSLLQVTHTRSVKVALECRVNCPADLVSEASGNKLNTVKELSNPNARFFFKPGKDFSRLNLEIKCETPLGLEVHVGSTDITRDDVQKLSPLNQWHKIFLEYDYDKKVYAIIIDYITIREVDKGISGCSTLKNYFVRADGEAFFNFGCDPSSGEVAHTAPDEFLPTNTTSSVVLTLVLTLLGIFLD, translated from the exons ATGGGACCGAGAGAGTGGTGGGTGCTGGCGCTCTTGTGCTCCAGTTTCCTCGCCCAGGCCGCCCAGGCCGACCAGGCCGCCCAGGCCGACCAGGCCGCCCAGGCCGACCAGGCCGCCCAGGCCGACCAGGCCGCCCAGGCCGCCCAGGTAGACCCGGGTCCAGCGAGGGAGGCGTGTGTGGTACTGCAGGATGACCTCCAGGACTCTCGCCCCGTCAAGCTCCCCTCCAACATCACCGTCTGGCCACTCAACACAGACTGGCAGCTGGAATTTACCATCCTTGATACAAGTGGGAATCCTCTCGTCTGCGTTAGTTTCGAAATCAAGGGACAGAAGATTCAACTAGAGCTCTACGATGGAGAATGTGTGGACGAGAATATCATAGATTTTGAACGGTGGAGCCCGGAGCATGTGAAGCTCGGAGACTGGACGATGATACACGTGGCTGTGGATGGGAACATCGCCGTGGAAGCAGACAAGAACGGTCCTACCGTCCTCTCAGCGACCTCGAGTCTACCTAAACACTCACTCCTTCAGGTAACACACACACGCTCAGTGAAGGTTGCTCTGGAGTGCCGCGTCAACTGTCCGGCCGACCTCGTCTCTGAGGCCTCGGGTAACAAGCTCAACACTGTGAAAGAATTATCAAATCCCAATGCGAGATTTTTCTTCAAACCTGGAAAAGATTTTAGTAGATTAAACCTGGAGATAAAGTGTGAAACACCATTGGGCCTAGAGGTGCATGTTGGTTCAACGGACATAACACGGGACGATGTGCAGAAACTCTCTCCCCTCAACCAGTGGCACAAGATATTCCTCGAGTACGACTACGACAAAAAGGTTTACGCCATCATCATTGACTACATAACGATCCGGGAAGTAGATAAGGGGATCAGTGGCTGTAGTACCTTGAAGAACTACTTCGTGAGGGCCGATGGAGAGGCCTTCTTCAACTTCGGCTGCGACCCCAGCAGCGGGGAGGTAGCCCACACTGCTCCGGATGAGTTTCTACCTACCAACACAACCAGTTCTGTCGTGTTAACTCTTGTGCTGACTTTACTTGGCATCTTCTTAG ACTAG
- the LOC123745265 gene encoding uncharacterized protein isoform X2, whose protein sequence is MGPREWWVLALLCSSFLAQAAQADQAAQADQVDPGPAREACVVLQDDLQDSRPVKLPSNITVWPLNTDWQLEFTILDTSGNPLVCVSFEIKGQKIQLELYDGECVDENIIDFERWSPEHVKLGDWTMIHVAVDGNIAVEADKNGPTVLSATSSLPKHSLLQVTHTRSVKVALECRVNCPADLVSEASGNKLNTVKELSNPNARFFFKPGKDFSRLNLEIKCETPLGLEVHVGSTDITRDDVQKLSPLNQWHKIFLEYDYDKKVYAIIIDYITIREVDKGISGCSTLKNYFVRADGEAFFNFGCDPSSGEVAHTAPDEFLPTNTTSSVVLTLVLTLLGIFLGMLTLHLILYGFGWRFKYNKNKKIKFKKTLQTNKINPPFITEYT, encoded by the exons ATGGGACCGAGAGAGTGGTGGGTGCTGGCGCTCTTGTGCTCCAGTTTCCTCGCCCAGGCCGCCCAGGCCGACCAGGCCGCCCAGGCCGACCAG GTAGACCCGGGTCCAGCGAGGGAGGCGTGTGTGGTACTGCAGGATGACCTCCAGGACTCTCGCCCCGTCAAGCTCCCCTCCAACATCACCGTCTGGCCACTCAACACAGACTGGCAGCTGGAATTTACCATCCTTGATACAAGTGGGAATCCTCTCGTCTGCGTTAGTTTCGAAATCAAGGGACAGAAGATTCAACTAGAGCTCTACGATGGAGAATGTGTGGACGAGAATATCATAGATTTTGAACGGTGGAGCCCGGAGCATGTGAAGCTCGGAGACTGGACGATGATACACGTGGCTGTGGATGGGAACATCGCCGTGGAAGCAGACAAGAACGGTCCTACCGTCCTCTCAGCGACCTCGAGTCTACCTAAACACTCACTCCTTCAGGTAACACACACACGCTCAGTGAAGGTTGCTCTGGAGTGCCGCGTCAACTGTCCGGCCGACCTCGTCTCTGAGGCCTCGGGTAACAAGCTCAACACTGTGAAAGAATTATCAAATCCCAATGCGAGATTTTTCTTCAAACCTGGAAAAGATTTTAGTAGATTAAACCTGGAGATAAAGTGTGAAACACCATTGGGCCTAGAGGTGCATGTTGGTTCAACGGACATAACACGGGACGATGTGCAGAAACTCTCTCCCCTCAACCAGTGGCACAAGATATTCCTCGAGTACGACTACGACAAAAAGGTTTACGCCATCATCATTGACTACATAACGATCCGGGAAGTAGATAAGGGGATCAGTGGCTGTAGTACCTTGAAGAACTACTTCGTGAGGGCCGATGGAGAGGCCTTCTTCAACTTCGGCTGCGACCCCAGCAGCGGGGAGGTAGCCCACACTGCTCCGGATGAGTTTCTACCTACCAACACAACCAGTTCTGTCGTGTTAACTCTTGTGCTGACTTTACTTGGCATCTTCTTAGGTATGCTTACATTACATTTGATTCTATACGGTTTTGGTTGGAGGTTCAaatataataaaaacaagaagataaaatttaaaaaaacattACAGACGAATAAAATAAACCCACCATTCATCACAGAGTATACATAA
- the LOC123745265 gene encoding uncharacterized protein isoform X1, translating to MGPREWWVLALLCSSFLAQAAQADQAAQADQAAQADQAAQADQAAQAAQVDPGPAREACVVLQDDLQDSRPVKLPSNITVWPLNTDWQLEFTILDTSGNPLVCVSFEIKGQKIQLELYDGECVDENIIDFERWSPEHVKLGDWTMIHVAVDGNIAVEADKNGPTVLSATSSLPKHSLLQVTHTRSVKVALECRVNCPADLVSEASGNKLNTVKELSNPNARFFFKPGKDFSRLNLEIKCETPLGLEVHVGSTDITRDDVQKLSPLNQWHKIFLEYDYDKKVYAIIIDYITIREVDKGISGCSTLKNYFVRADGEAFFNFGCDPSSGEVAHTAPDEFLPTNTTSSVVLTLVLTLLGIFLGMLTLHLILYGFGWRFKYNKNKKIKFKKTLQTNKINPPFITEYT from the coding sequence ATGGGACCGAGAGAGTGGTGGGTGCTGGCGCTCTTGTGCTCCAGTTTCCTCGCCCAGGCCGCCCAGGCCGACCAGGCCGCCCAGGCCGACCAGGCCGCCCAGGCCGACCAGGCCGCCCAGGCCGACCAGGCCGCCCAGGCCGCCCAGGTAGACCCGGGTCCAGCGAGGGAGGCGTGTGTGGTACTGCAGGATGACCTCCAGGACTCTCGCCCCGTCAAGCTCCCCTCCAACATCACCGTCTGGCCACTCAACACAGACTGGCAGCTGGAATTTACCATCCTTGATACAAGTGGGAATCCTCTCGTCTGCGTTAGTTTCGAAATCAAGGGACAGAAGATTCAACTAGAGCTCTACGATGGAGAATGTGTGGACGAGAATATCATAGATTTTGAACGGTGGAGCCCGGAGCATGTGAAGCTCGGAGACTGGACGATGATACACGTGGCTGTGGATGGGAACATCGCCGTGGAAGCAGACAAGAACGGTCCTACCGTCCTCTCAGCGACCTCGAGTCTACCTAAACACTCACTCCTTCAGGTAACACACACACGCTCAGTGAAGGTTGCTCTGGAGTGCCGCGTCAACTGTCCGGCCGACCTCGTCTCTGAGGCCTCGGGTAACAAGCTCAACACTGTGAAAGAATTATCAAATCCCAATGCGAGATTTTTCTTCAAACCTGGAAAAGATTTTAGTAGATTAAACCTGGAGATAAAGTGTGAAACACCATTGGGCCTAGAGGTGCATGTTGGTTCAACGGACATAACACGGGACGATGTGCAGAAACTCTCTCCCCTCAACCAGTGGCACAAGATATTCCTCGAGTACGACTACGACAAAAAGGTTTACGCCATCATCATTGACTACATAACGATCCGGGAAGTAGATAAGGGGATCAGTGGCTGTAGTACCTTGAAGAACTACTTCGTGAGGGCCGATGGAGAGGCCTTCTTCAACTTCGGCTGCGACCCCAGCAGCGGGGAGGTAGCCCACACTGCTCCGGATGAGTTTCTACCTACCAACACAACCAGTTCTGTCGTGTTAACTCTTGTGCTGACTTTACTTGGCATCTTCTTAGGTATGCTTACATTACATTTGATTCTATACGGTTTTGGTTGGAGGTTCAaatataataaaaacaagaagataaaatttaaaaaaacattACAGACGAATAAAATAAACCCACCATTCATCACAGAGTATACATAA